Proteins encoded in a region of the Bombina bombina isolate aBomBom1 chromosome 12, aBomBom1.pri, whole genome shotgun sequence genome:
- the LOC128642867 gene encoding uncharacterized protein LOC128642867, with protein MAHSRQCTAIPSHNPNKVLTIQEQTYYHDTAASVWEDSDFWPSVSLAGLLSLIFVLVAHVLVLAGGAPLIPFTGHGPSINSSHIHFQTLLPSQPAATWRALGMSLQLSELVEQTPITTVIAVAKEDASRTLICFSSSLMSLLTQQHQAQNLTKKLLHDETLKISISSSIARSSTAFYIMVVTQRNEQLPYGLILGPQHSVNRDEPLWKMTLSFPEIKNIVSMDREASAIATEILQNLYKSERIPQTYIKKGTAGHSIPVLLIQADPYLENGFVC; from the coding sequence ATGGCACACAGTCGGCAGTGCACCGCTATCCCCTCACACAACCCCAATAAAGTCCTAACGATACAAGAGCAGACATACTATCATGACACAGCTGCATCGGTGTGGGAAGATTCAGATTTTTGGCCTTCAGTCAGCCTTGCTGGGCTGTTGTCTCTCATTTTCGTTCTTGTAGCCCATGTACTGGTCTTGGCTGGTGGTGCCCCTCTCATCCCTTTTACAGGACATGGCCCATCCATAAATAGCTCACATATTCATTTTCAGACCCTTCTTCCTAGTCAGCCAGCTGCTACCTGGAGGGCACTGGGCATGAGCTTACAGTTAAGCGAATTAGTAGAACAGACACCTATAACCACTGTGATAGCTGTTGCGAAAGAGGATGCAAGCCGCACACTTATCTGCTTCTCATCAAGCCTCATGTCTCTCCTCACACAACAACATCAGGCTCAGAACTTGACCAAGAAGCTTCTGCATGATGAAACCTTAAAGATCTCCATAAGTAGCAGCATTGCAAGATCATCTACAGCCTTCTACATCATGGTTGTAACTCAAAGGAACGAACAACTGCCCTATGGCCTTATATTGGGTCCCCAACATTCCGTAAATAGAGATGAACCACTATGGAAGATGACACTTTCTTTTCCAGAGATAAAAAATATTGTGTCTATGGACAGAGAAGCTTCTGCTATAGCCACAGAGATCTTGCAAAATCTGTATAAATCAGAGAGGATTCCACAGACATATATAAAAAAGGGAACCGCAGGACACAGCATCCCAGTGCTCCTTATTCAAGCAGATCCTTACCTGGAGAACGGGTTTGTTTGCTGA